The Methanohalophilus portucalensis genome window below encodes:
- a CDS encoding aspartate-semialdehyde dehydrogenase, with amino-acid sequence MSYKIAIMGATGAVGREIIEVLSNRKFPVEELKLYASQRSAGKVMETPFGKITIEDADTADYSELDIAFFAISGSWSKANAKKATDAGCYVVDNSSAYRYDDNVPLVVPEINAHAIGDSKLIANPNCTTAIAAIPLYALHKKYGLKKVIISTYQATSGAGAAGMNELINETRNYLEDKEVNHQAFVHPIVFNTIPHIDSFQENDYTREEMKVVWETHKIFEEPDIPISCTCVRIPTLRVHGESIVIETEKPISPDDAKKLLASVEGVELKDDIENNVYPMPLTATQKYDVEVGRIRQNIVFGDHGLEFFVCGDQILKGAALNAVQIAEQL; translated from the coding sequence ATGAGTTACAAAATCGCAATAATGGGTGCCACCGGTGCGGTGGGCAGAGAAATTATCGAAGTATTGAGTAACAGGAAGTTCCCGGTAGAAGAATTGAAACTCTACGCATCACAGAGGAGTGCCGGCAAAGTAATGGAGACTCCTTTCGGAAAAATTACCATCGAAGATGCAGACACGGCAGATTACTCGGAACTTGACATTGCTTTTTTCGCAATAAGCGGCTCGTGGAGCAAAGCTAATGCTAAGAAGGCAACCGATGCAGGATGCTACGTGGTTGATAACAGCAGTGCATACAGGTATGATGACAACGTGCCGCTGGTGGTCCCGGAGATCAATGCCCATGCCATCGGGGATTCAAAACTTATCGCAAACCCCAACTGTACAACCGCAATCGCAGCCATTCCCCTGTATGCCCTCCATAAAAAATACGGCCTGAAAAAGGTCATCATCAGCACCTACCAGGCAACCAGTGGAGCCGGTGCTGCCGGAATGAATGAACTGATCAATGAGACAAGGAACTATCTTGAAGATAAAGAGGTAAACCATCAGGCATTTGTCCATCCTATCGTTTTCAACACAATTCCTCATATCGACAGTTTCCAGGAAAATGATTACACCCGCGAGGAAATGAAAGTTGTCTGGGAGACCCACAAGATATTTGAGGAACCCGATATCCCGATTAGCTGCACCTGTGTGAGAATCCCCACTCTCAGGGTCCACGGGGAAAGCATTGTTATCGAAACTGAAAAACCGATTTCCCCCGATGACGCCAAAAAACTGCTGGCATCAGTTGAAGGTGTTGAATTGAAAGATGATATCGAGAACAATGTGTACCCAATGCCCCTCACAGCCACCCAGAAATACGACGTGGAAGTTGGCAGGATCAGACAGAACATCGTGTTCGGTGACCATGGACTGGAATTCTTTGTCTGCGGGGACCAGATCCTCAAGGGCGCCGCCCTTAATGCAGTACAGATTGCCGAGCAACTTTAA
- a CDS encoding DUF362 domain-containing protein: MKSKVFFVDLKVRRDCENTIQKIKRLYDTAGFDRIIDEGELTAIKLHFGEKGNEGFISPVNVRQVVDKIHSSGAKAYLTDTNTLYSGSRRNAVDHLTTAIEHGFGYEVTRAPLIIADGLLGNSFRQIPIKGKHFDSVKIASELLDCQSMIVMSHFKGHELAGFGGAIKNLAMGGGSVAGKMEQHGGLHPEIDVNKCTGCGTCVDVCPYNAMELDSDNIATIEDDKCIGCGECMMVCPPEAIDFNYDNIPDFMEMMSEYALGTVAGRQEKIGYMNFLVRITPECDCAPWSDVSLVPDIGILASTDPVAIDQASLDLVNEQHGFTASKLEENIEPGKDKFKGVWKNSAGDIQLSYGEEIGLGNRDYELIRI, from the coding sequence ATGAAAAGCAAAGTCTTTTTTGTCGACCTGAAAGTACGCAGAGATTGTGAAAACACAATTCAGAAAATCAAAAGGCTTTACGATACAGCAGGATTTGACAGAATAATTGATGAAGGAGAACTCACTGCCATTAAACTGCATTTCGGGGAAAAGGGCAATGAAGGCTTCATAAGTCCGGTAAATGTCAGGCAGGTTGTGGATAAGATCCATTCTTCGGGTGCAAAGGCCTATCTTACCGACACCAATACCCTGTACTCAGGATCCCGCAGGAATGCTGTGGATCATCTTACAACGGCAATTGAGCACGGTTTTGGTTATGAAGTCACCCGGGCGCCACTGATAATAGCAGACGGACTGCTGGGAAACAGTTTCCGACAGATACCAATTAAGGGGAAACATTTTGACAGTGTTAAAATCGCATCCGAACTACTTGACTGCCAGAGTATGATTGTGATGTCTCATTTCAAGGGACATGAACTTGCAGGTTTTGGAGGGGCAATCAAGAACCTGGCAATGGGCGGAGGTTCAGTAGCCGGGAAAATGGAGCAGCATGGAGGGCTTCATCCGGAGATTGATGTCAACAAGTGTACTGGATGCGGGACCTGTGTTGATGTGTGCCCATATAATGCCATGGAACTTGATAGTGATAATATAGCCACTATCGAGGACGATAAATGCATTGGCTGCGGGGAGTGTATGATGGTCTGTCCACCTGAAGCGATTGATTTCAATTATGACAATATACCTGATTTCATGGAAATGATGAGCGAATATGCCCTTGGCACCGTTGCCGGCAGACAGGAAAAAATAGGCTATATGAATTTTCTTGTACGTATCACACCGGAATGTGACTGTGCGCCCTGGAGCGATGTATCGCTGGTACCAGACATAGGCATCCTGGCATCCACAGATCCGGTGGCTATCGACCAGGCAAGCCTGGACCTCGTAAACGAGCAACATGGATTTACTGCATCCAAGCTTGAAGAAAATATAGAACCCGGCAAAGACAAGTTCAAAGGTGTCTGGAAAAACAGTGCAGGAGATATCCAGTTAAGTTACGGGGAAGAAATAGGCCTTGGAAACAGGGATTATGAGCTGATAAGGATTTGA